One window of the Pseudarthrobacter sp. ATCC 49987 genome contains the following:
- the hutH gene encoding histidine ammonia-lyase: protein MTLPTNSPTSQARPGNPVRVAPTHSPLTVILGSSGVTPEDVVAVARHDARVTISQDALDAVAQVRAHIDNLAHSETPAYGISTGFGALANRHIPNELRTQLQKSLIRSHAAGMGPAVEREVVRGIMFLRAKTLASGRTGVRPVVLQTMVDVLNAGITPVVREFGSLGCSGDLAPLSHCALVLMGEGEAAGPDGTLYGTKGARPVAELLAAHGIEPVTLAEKEGLALVNGTEGMLGMLLMAIADIRQLLTTADITAALSVEALLGTDQVFLPELHAALRPHPGQAASADNMLRVLSDSPIVASHRINDTKVQDAYSLRCAPQVAGAVRDTVDHAAMVASRELAAAIDNPVVLPDGRVSSNGNFHGAPVAYVLDFLAIAVADLSSIAERRTDRMLDPARSHGLPAFLAADPGVDSGLMIAQYTQAGLVSDNKRLAVPASVDSIPSSAMQEDHVSMGWHAARKLRRSVENLRRVLAIELVTSARALDIRTQLSGGELTPGPAGAAVIAALRDVVDGPGTDRFLSPELEAADLLVASGKVRAAAESAVGNLA, encoded by the coding sequence ATGACTCTCCCCACGAACTCCCCAACCTCGCAAGCTCGGCCAGGGAACCCTGTCCGCGTGGCCCCAACCCACTCACCGCTCACCGTCATCCTCGGCTCCAGCGGGGTCACCCCCGAGGACGTCGTCGCCGTCGCCCGGCACGATGCCCGGGTGACCATCTCCCAGGACGCCCTCGACGCCGTCGCCCAAGTCCGCGCCCACATCGACAACCTCGCGCACAGCGAAACCCCGGCGTACGGCATCTCCACCGGGTTCGGGGCCCTGGCCAACCGGCACATCCCCAACGAACTGCGCACCCAGTTGCAGAAGTCGCTGATCCGCAGCCACGCCGCCGGCATGGGCCCGGCCGTGGAACGCGAGGTGGTCCGCGGCATCATGTTCCTTCGCGCCAAGACCCTCGCCTCCGGCCGGACCGGTGTCCGCCCCGTGGTGCTGCAGACCATGGTGGACGTCCTGAACGCCGGTATCACCCCGGTGGTCCGTGAATTCGGCTCGCTCGGCTGCTCGGGCGACCTCGCGCCGCTGTCCCACTGCGCCCTGGTCCTGATGGGCGAGGGCGAAGCTGCCGGCCCGGACGGCACGCTGTACGGCACCAAGGGCGCCCGCCCGGTCGCGGAGCTCCTCGCCGCGCACGGCATCGAACCGGTCACGCTGGCCGAGAAGGAAGGCCTGGCGCTCGTCAACGGCACCGAAGGCATGCTGGGCATGCTGCTGATGGCCATCGCGGATATCCGCCAGCTGCTCACGACGGCGGACATCACCGCCGCGCTCAGCGTCGAGGCGTTGCTTGGCACGGACCAGGTGTTCCTGCCGGAGCTGCACGCTGCGCTCCGGCCGCACCCGGGCCAGGCCGCCTCCGCGGACAACATGCTGCGGGTCCTGTCGGACTCGCCGATTGTGGCCTCGCACCGGATCAACGACACCAAAGTCCAGGACGCCTACTCGCTGCGCTGCGCACCCCAGGTGGCCGGCGCCGTCCGCGACACCGTGGACCACGCCGCCATGGTCGCCTCCCGCGAACTCGCCGCCGCGATCGACAACCCGGTGGTCCTGCCCGACGGCCGCGTCAGCTCCAACGGCAACTTCCACGGCGCCCCGGTGGCCTACGTGCTGGACTTCCTGGCCATCGCCGTCGCGGACCTGAGCTCCATCGCCGAGCGCCGGACCGACCGGATGCTGGATCCGGCCCGCTCGCACGGGCTGCCGGCGTTCCTGGCCGCCGACCCGGGCGTCGACTCCGGGCTCATGATCGCCCAGTACACCCAGGCCGGGCTCGTCTCGGACAACAAGCGGCTGGCCGTCCCGGCGTCGGTGGACTCGATCCCGAGCTCCGCGATGCAGGAGGACCATGTCTCGATGGGCTGGCATGCAGCCCGCAAGCTGCGCCGCTCGGTGGAGAACCTGCGCCGTGTCCTGGCGATCGAGCTGGTGACGTCGGCGCGGGCCCTGGACATCCGTACCCAGCTCTCCGGCGGCGAACTGACCCCGGGCCCGGCAGGGGCCGCCGTGATCGCCGCCCTGCGGGACGTCGTCGACGGTCCGGGCACGGACAGGTTCCTTTCGCCGGAACTGGAGGCGGCGGACCTTCTGGTTGCCTCGGGCAAGGTGCGGGCGGCTGCCGAATCGGCCGTCGGAAATCTTGCCTAA
- a CDS encoding urocanate hydratase — protein MAPADFTTGARPVKAARGTELTAKSWQTEAPLRMLMNNLDPEVAERPDDLVVYGGTGRAVRSWAAFDAITRTLETMEKDETLLVQSGKPVGVFRTNEWAPRVLLANSNLVGDWANWPEFRRLEAEGLMMYGQMTAGSWIYIGTQGILQGTFETFAAIARKLTGDENGTLAGTLTLTGGCGGMGGAQPLAVTLNDGACLIVDVDESHLRRRAGKRYLDEVETDLDAAIAKVLKAKEERRGWSVGYVGNAATVFPEILRRHNAGELTVDIVTDQTSAHDPLSYLPEGITVGEWHREAVADPEGFTKKAQASMAKHVQAMVEFQDAGAEVFDYGNSIRDEARKGGYNRAFEFPGFVPAYIRPLFCEGLGPFRWVALSGDPEDIAVTDAAIKELFPENKHLHRWIDAAQERVEFEGLPARICWLGYGERAKAGLLFNQLVKEGKVKAPIVIGRDHLDSGSVASPYRETEAMADGSDAIADWPLLNALLNTASGATWVSIHHGGGVGIGRSIHAGQVSVADGTDLAAQKLERLLTNDPGMGVIRHADAGYDRAVEVAKERGVRIPMSETR, from the coding sequence ATGGCACCCGCCGATTTCACCACCGGTGCCCGCCCGGTCAAAGCAGCCCGCGGCACCGAGCTCACCGCCAAGAGCTGGCAGACGGAAGCCCCGCTGCGCATGCTCATGAACAACCTCGACCCCGAGGTCGCCGAACGCCCGGACGACCTCGTGGTCTACGGCGGCACCGGCCGCGCCGTCCGGTCCTGGGCCGCGTTCGACGCGATCACCCGCACCCTGGAAACCATGGAAAAGGACGAGACCCTGCTGGTCCAGTCCGGCAAGCCGGTCGGCGTCTTCCGCACCAACGAATGGGCACCGCGCGTGCTCCTGGCCAACTCCAACCTCGTCGGCGACTGGGCCAACTGGCCCGAATTCCGCCGGCTCGAGGCCGAGGGCCTGATGATGTACGGCCAGATGACCGCCGGGTCCTGGATCTACATCGGCACCCAGGGCATCCTGCAGGGCACCTTCGAAACCTTCGCGGCAATCGCCCGCAAGCTCACCGGGGACGAGAACGGCACGCTCGCCGGCACCCTGACCCTCACAGGCGGCTGCGGCGGCATGGGCGGCGCCCAGCCGCTCGCCGTCACCCTGAACGACGGCGCCTGCCTGATTGTCGACGTCGACGAAAGCCACCTGCGCCGCCGGGCCGGAAAGCGCTACCTCGACGAGGTGGAAACCGACCTCGACGCCGCCATCGCCAAGGTGCTCAAGGCCAAGGAAGAGCGCCGCGGCTGGTCCGTCGGCTACGTCGGCAACGCCGCCACTGTCTTCCCGGAGATCCTGCGCCGCCACAACGCCGGCGAGCTCACCGTGGACATCGTCACGGACCAGACCTCCGCCCATGATCCGCTGAGCTACCTCCCCGAGGGCATCACGGTCGGGGAATGGCACCGCGAGGCCGTCGCCGATCCCGAAGGCTTCACCAAAAAGGCCCAGGCCTCCATGGCCAAGCACGTCCAGGCCATGGTCGAGTTCCAGGACGCCGGCGCCGAGGTGTTCGACTACGGCAACTCCATCCGCGACGAGGCCCGCAAGGGCGGCTACAACCGGGCTTTCGAGTTCCCCGGCTTCGTCCCGGCTTACATCCGGCCGCTGTTCTGCGAGGGCCTCGGCCCGTTCCGCTGGGTGGCGCTCTCCGGCGACCCGGAGGACATCGCGGTCACGGATGCGGCAATCAAGGAGCTCTTCCCGGAGAACAAGCACCTGCACCGCTGGATCGACGCAGCACAGGAACGCGTGGAGTTCGAAGGCCTCCCGGCCCGGATCTGCTGGCTCGGCTACGGCGAGCGGGCCAAGGCCGGGCTGCTGTTCAACCAGCTCGTCAAGGAGGGCAAGGTCAAGGCCCCCATCGTGATCGGCCGCGACCACCTCGATTCCGGCTCCGTCGCCTCCCCGTACCGCGAGACCGAGGCTATGGCCGACGGCTCCGACGCCATTGCCGACTGGCCGCTGCTCAACGCCCTGCTCAACACCGCCTCCGGCGCCACCTGGGTCTCCATCCACCACGGGGGCGGCGTCGGCATCGGCCGCTCCATCCACGCCGGCCAGGTTTCGGTCGCCGACGGCACCGACCTCGCCGCGCAGAAGCTCGAACGCCTGCTCACCAACGACCCCGGCATGGGCGTCATCCGCCACGCCGACGCCGGCTACGACCGCGCCGTCGAGGTCGCCAAGGAACGCGGCGTCCGCATCCCGATGTCAGAAACCCGCTAA
- a CDS encoding IclR family transcriptional regulator: MPATTITPSAAEGAPKATPAKAASKVPAAENTLRILKLLASKRGPVAASNIATALGLPRSSVYHLLGVMEANGFVLHLHEEQRYGLGISAFELSSAYSRQEPLSRLGRPLLASLVDVIGESAHLAVLHGRDVLYIVEERAKNRPSLVTDVGVRLPSHLTASGRAILAALPKSQVRALYPNAAAFSARHETESPIMKYSALSSHLDQVRQRGYATEHGEVTPGFGSIAAAVTDHVGWPTAAVAVTFLEDKLPPDQWPALAARVQKVADDLSIRIHGRPSA; this comes from the coding sequence ATGCCAGCCACCACCATCACCCCGAGTGCCGCCGAGGGGGCGCCCAAAGCAACCCCGGCGAAGGCCGCCTCCAAGGTTCCGGCCGCGGAAAACACCCTGCGCATCCTCAAACTGCTCGCCTCCAAGCGGGGGCCGGTGGCGGCGTCGAACATTGCCACGGCGCTGGGGCTGCCGCGCTCCAGCGTCTACCACCTGCTTGGCGTGATGGAGGCCAACGGCTTTGTCCTGCATCTGCATGAGGAGCAGCGCTACGGTCTGGGGATCAGCGCCTTCGAACTCAGTTCGGCGTATTCCCGCCAGGAGCCGCTCTCGCGCCTGGGCCGGCCGCTGCTTGCCTCGCTGGTGGACGTTATCGGCGAAAGCGCCCACCTCGCCGTGCTGCACGGCCGCGACGTGCTCTACATTGTCGAGGAGCGGGCGAAGAACCGTCCGTCGCTGGTGACCGACGTCGGGGTGCGGCTGCCGAGCCACCTCACCGCGAGCGGGCGCGCGATCCTCGCGGCGCTGCCCAAGTCGCAGGTCCGTGCGCTGTACCCCAACGCGGCTGCCTTCAGCGCCCGGCACGAGACTGAATCGCCCATCATGAAGTACTCGGCGCTGTCCTCGCATCTGGACCAGGTCCGTCAGCGCGGCTACGCCACCGAACACGGGGAGGTCACACCAGGCTTCGGGTCGATCGCCGCCGCCGTCACGGACCACGTGGGCTGGCCGACCGCCGCCGTCGCCGTGACGTTCCTCGAGGACAAACTGCCGCCCGATCAATGGCCCGCCCTGGCCGCACGCGTGCAGAAGGTCGCCGACGATCTCTCCATCCGGATCCACGGCCGCCCCTCCGCCTGA
- a CDS encoding NAD(P)-dependent alcohol dehydrogenase, with product MKAIIQDVYGPADVLELRDVDPPVAGDGDVLIRVRAAGVEQGVWHLMTGLPFLTRAFFGFRAPKNPIRGRELAGRVEAVGKNVVGFRPGDEVFGTAEGTFAEFVCAKEGRIALKPVNASFEQAAVVPISGTTALQGLRDSGRLQPGQDVLIIGAGGGVGSFAVQLAKVLGAQVTGVCSTEKLDLVRSIGADHVIDYKHDDFADGARQFDVILDTAGNRPLSVLRRALKPKGTLVIVGGEGGGRWTGGFERSLRASMLSPFVGQALKGLMATERQEDLRFLAQLIDAGSVTPVIDKSYPLADTPAAIRYMHDGHARGKVVVTV from the coding sequence ATGAAAGCCATCATCCAGGACGTGTACGGCCCGGCAGATGTATTGGAACTGCGCGACGTCGACCCGCCGGTAGCGGGCGACGGAGACGTGCTGATCCGGGTCCGCGCCGCCGGCGTCGAGCAGGGGGTCTGGCACCTCATGACCGGACTGCCGTTTCTGACCCGGGCCTTCTTTGGGTTCAGGGCCCCCAAAAACCCGATCCGCGGGAGGGAACTCGCCGGCCGGGTGGAGGCGGTGGGGAAGAATGTCGTCGGGTTCCGTCCGGGGGATGAGGTATTCGGGACCGCAGAGGGTACCTTCGCCGAATTCGTCTGTGCCAAGGAGGGCCGGATCGCCCTGAAACCGGTCAACGCCAGTTTCGAGCAGGCAGCAGTCGTGCCCATCTCCGGCACCACGGCGCTGCAGGGCCTCCGCGACAGCGGCCGGCTCCAGCCCGGGCAGGATGTCCTGATCATCGGCGCCGGCGGCGGTGTGGGTTCCTTTGCCGTTCAGCTCGCCAAGGTGCTCGGAGCACAGGTCACTGGTGTCTGCAGCACCGAAAAGCTGGACCTGGTCCGGTCGATCGGCGCCGATCATGTCATTGACTACAAGCACGACGACTTCGCGGACGGCGCGCGGCAGTTCGACGTCATTCTCGACACTGCCGGCAACCGTCCGCTGTCAGTCCTGCGCCGGGCACTTAAACCCAAGGGAACCCTCGTGATTGTCGGAGGCGAAGGCGGCGGGCGGTGGACCGGCGGATTTGAACGCTCCCTCCGGGCTTCGATGCTTTCCCCCTTTGTCGGCCAGGCGCTCAAGGGCCTGATGGCAACGGAGCGCCAGGAGGACCTTCGCTTCCTCGCCCAGCTCATCGACGCCGGCTCCGTCACGCCCGTCATCGACAAAAGCTATCCGCTGGCTGACACCCCGGCGGCCATCCGCTACATGCACGACGGCCACGCCCGCGGCAAGGTGGTTGTCACCGTCTGA
- a CDS encoding amino acid permease, which produces MQQATTDTKPTPAAGPGGTSGSRGSSASAAVGTVLNRGLNIRHIRFMALGSAIGTGLFYGSASAIQKAGPAVLLAYMIGGAAVFMVMRALGEMAVRHPVSGSFGQYASRYLGPLAGFVTGWTYVFEMAIVAIADVTAFSIYMGFWFPEVERWIWVLAIIFFLAALNLLSVKVFGELEFWFSLIKVVAIIAMIVGGAAIIAFGFQAGGATVAPGLGNLVEHGGLFPNGFEGLLASFAVVMFAFGGIETLGITAGEAADPKTVIPKAVNTVPVRVLLFYVLTLGVLMSLFPWNEIGTNGSPFVQIFSGLGIPAAPHILNAVVITAALSAINSDIFGAGRILFGLSRQGHAPASFGKVSRHGVPWMTVVMMTGILLVGVVLNAVIPEDVFLLIASIATFATVWVWVMILASHVAMKREIARKPLPASEFPSPWWPAASVATIVFMALVIVILGAFEDTRVALYVGAVWLGLLVVGYRLWVRGHGLVRAELADETASLPRIPAGTPAAR; this is translated from the coding sequence ATGCAACAAGCCACCACCGACACCAAGCCAACGCCCGCCGCAGGACCCGGCGGTACCTCCGGCAGCCGCGGCAGCTCCGCCAGCGCCGCCGTCGGAACCGTCCTGAACCGCGGGCTCAACATCCGCCATATCCGCTTCATGGCGCTCGGCTCGGCGATCGGGACCGGGCTGTTCTACGGTTCCGCCTCGGCCATCCAGAAGGCCGGTCCCGCCGTGCTGTTGGCCTACATGATCGGAGGCGCCGCAGTATTCATGGTGATGCGCGCGCTGGGTGAGATGGCCGTGCGGCACCCGGTATCGGGTTCCTTCGGCCAGTACGCCAGCCGCTACCTCGGCCCGCTGGCTGGCTTCGTGACCGGCTGGACCTACGTGTTTGAGATGGCGATCGTGGCCATCGCGGACGTCACCGCTTTCAGCATCTATATGGGCTTCTGGTTCCCCGAGGTCGAACGCTGGATCTGGGTCCTGGCGATCATCTTCTTCCTGGCGGCGCTGAACCTGCTCAGCGTCAAGGTCTTCGGCGAGCTCGAGTTCTGGTTCTCGCTCATCAAGGTGGTGGCGATCATCGCCATGATCGTGGGCGGCGCCGCCATCATCGCTTTCGGATTCCAGGCCGGGGGTGCCACCGTGGCGCCTGGCCTCGGCAACCTCGTCGAACACGGCGGCCTGTTCCCCAACGGTTTCGAAGGGCTCCTGGCCTCGTTCGCCGTCGTAATGTTCGCCTTTGGCGGCATTGAAACCCTGGGCATCACCGCCGGCGAGGCCGCGGACCCGAAGACGGTGATTCCGAAAGCCGTCAACACGGTCCCGGTGCGCGTGCTGCTGTTCTACGTGCTGACCCTGGGTGTCCTGATGAGCCTGTTCCCGTGGAACGAGATCGGCACCAACGGCAGCCCGTTCGTGCAGATCTTCAGCGGACTGGGCATACCGGCAGCACCCCACATCCTCAACGCCGTGGTCATCACCGCCGCGCTGTCCGCGATCAACAGCGACATCTTCGGCGCCGGCCGGATCCTCTTCGGCCTGTCCCGGCAGGGGCATGCCCCCGCGAGCTTCGGCAAAGTATCACGCCATGGCGTGCCGTGGATGACCGTGGTGATGATGACGGGCATCCTGCTGGTGGGCGTGGTCCTGAACGCCGTCATCCCGGAGGACGTCTTCCTCCTGATCGCCTCAATCGCGACCTTCGCCACCGTCTGGGTCTGGGTGATGATCCTGGCCTCCCATGTGGCGATGAAGCGCGAGATCGCGCGCAAGCCACTGCCGGCGTCGGAATTCCCGTCACCGTGGTGGCCGGCGGCATCGGTGGCGACGATCGTGTTCATGGCACTCGTCATCGTGATCCTGGGGGCGTTCGAGGACACGCGCGTGGCACTCTATGTGGGCGCCGTGTGGCTCGGGCTGCTGGTGGTCGGGTACCGGCTGTGGGTCCGCGGCCACGGCCTGGTCCGGGCCGAGCTCGCCGACGAAACCGCGTCGCTCCCCCGGATTCCGGCGGGGACGCCGGCGGCACGGTAG
- a CDS encoding LysE family translocator, protein MVPAPNLLAFALAALLLIAVPGPSVLFVIGRTLALGRRGGLLSVLGNAAGELLQIAAVALGVGVVLAQSVLLFSVVKFAGAAYLVYLGVQAIRHRGGGTTAAGPSVPTSTFRILREGFIVGATNPKSIVFFVAVLPQFVDYPAGAIPWQLATLGALFLAIALVSDSGWALIAGKARRWFASSPRRIAALGSTGGVMMIGLGGTLALAGNAMEFQAGK, encoded by the coding sequence ATGGTCCCTGCCCCGAACCTGCTGGCGTTTGCCCTCGCGGCCCTCCTCCTGATTGCCGTGCCGGGTCCCAGCGTGCTGTTCGTCATCGGTCGGACGCTGGCGCTGGGCCGCAGGGGCGGGCTCCTGAGCGTGCTGGGCAACGCCGCCGGGGAACTGCTGCAGATCGCCGCGGTCGCCCTGGGGGTGGGCGTGGTGCTGGCCCAGTCCGTGCTGCTCTTCAGCGTGGTCAAGTTCGCGGGCGCGGCCTATTTGGTTTACCTGGGGGTCCAGGCCATCCGGCACCGCGGTGGCGGCACGACGGCGGCCGGTCCCTCGGTTCCGACGTCGACGTTCCGGATCCTCCGGGAGGGATTCATCGTGGGCGCCACCAACCCCAAGTCGATTGTCTTCTTCGTCGCCGTGCTCCCGCAGTTTGTGGACTACCCGGCCGGGGCCATCCCGTGGCAGCTGGCAACGCTGGGGGCTCTTTTCCTCGCGATCGCACTGGTCTCGGACAGCGGTTGGGCGCTCATCGCGGGCAAGGCCCGCCGCTGGTTTGCCAGCTCGCCCCGGCGGATCGCCGCCCTGGGCAGCACCGGCGGGGTGATGATGATCGGCCTGGGCGGAACCCTTGCCCTGGCCGGAAACGCGATGGAGTTCCAGGCCGGCAAGTAG
- a CDS encoding helix-turn-helix domain-containing protein yields the protein MSSANVSSHFLTIAEVAAAMRVSKMTVYRLVKSHAIAAVRVGRSFRVPEDAVNDYIRRSTEPATPDQGNDKTAD from the coding sequence ATGAGCTCAGCGAATGTCTCCTCGCACTTCCTGACCATCGCGGAAGTCGCTGCGGCCATGCGGGTATCCAAGATGACCGTCTACCGGCTGGTGAAGTCGCATGCCATCGCGGCCGTGCGGGTGGGCCGATCGTTCCGTGTTCCCGAGGATGCCGTCAACGATTACATCCGCCGATCCACCGAACCGGCCACCCCGGATCAGGGAAACGACAAGACAGCCGACTGA
- a CDS encoding 3-hydroxybutyrate dehydrogenase yields the protein MESSSLNGRKALVTGGAGGIGAASVRALAARGAKVVIADVDEAAAAALADEVGGTSWAVNLLDVEALETVSLDCDILVNNAGIQRISPIEDFDPADFRRIITLMLEAPFLLIRAALPHMYANNFGRIINLSSVHGLRASPFKSAYVSAKHGLEGLSKVTALEGGAHGVTSNCINPGYVRTPLVESQIADQAKVHGIPESEVLAKIMLTEAAVKRLVEPDEVASLVAWLASDDAGMVTGASYTMDGGWSAR from the coding sequence ATGGAGAGCAGCAGCTTGAACGGGCGCAAGGCCCTGGTGACCGGCGGTGCCGGCGGAATCGGCGCTGCCAGTGTCCGCGCCCTCGCGGCACGGGGTGCCAAGGTGGTGATCGCGGATGTGGACGAGGCCGCGGCCGCAGCCCTCGCGGACGAGGTCGGCGGCACCTCCTGGGCGGTGAACCTGCTCGACGTCGAGGCTCTCGAGACCGTGAGCCTGGACTGCGACATCCTCGTCAACAACGCCGGCATCCAGCGGATCAGCCCGATCGAGGACTTCGACCCCGCGGATTTCCGCCGCATCATCACCCTGATGCTGGAAGCGCCGTTCCTGCTCATCCGCGCCGCGCTGCCGCACATGTACGCCAACAACTTCGGCCGGATCATCAACCTGTCCTCAGTGCACGGGCTCCGCGCCTCGCCGTTCAAAAGCGCCTACGTGTCGGCCAAGCACGGCCTTGAGGGCCTGAGCAAGGTCACGGCGCTGGAAGGCGGCGCGCACGGTGTCACGTCAAACTGCATCAACCCGGGCTACGTCCGGACGCCGCTCGTCGAGTCCCAGATCGCGGACCAGGCCAAGGTGCACGGGATTCCGGAGTCCGAGGTCCTCGCCAAGATCATGCTGACCGAGGCCGCGGTCAAGCGCCTTGTCGAGCCGGACGAGGTGGCCTCGCTCGTGGCCTGGCTGGCCTCCGACGACGCCGGCATGGTCACCGGCGCAAGCTACACAATGGACGGCGGCTGGTCCGCCAGGTAG
- a CDS encoding LysR family transcriptional regulator, giving the protein MNANPDDLLVLLAVSRSAKFTTAAQALGLNHTTVSRRIAALEKALGGRVLSRASGGWELTELGAEAVQVAERVEAAIRTLEQPGRVPDPITGVVRMTATDGFSAYIAAPAVARLRRDHPGLSVEIITVTRRALQQRSGLDIEVVVGEPQVHRAAAARLGEYMLGMYASRGYLAEYGTPTTIEELTTHSLVYFVDSMLQVDDLDAPRRFVPTMRDGLSSTNVFVHVEATRAGAGIGFLPCFAADLHPDLVRLLPEDFAELLPYWMVLRPDSMRRPAVAAVVQALREQTKAHREALMGRGGPASTAP; this is encoded by the coding sequence ATGAACGCGAACCCTGATGACCTGCTCGTGCTCCTGGCAGTTTCCCGCTCCGCGAAGTTCACGACGGCGGCGCAGGCCCTGGGGCTGAACCACACCACGGTGTCGCGCCGGATTGCGGCGCTGGAGAAGGCGCTGGGCGGCCGGGTGCTCTCGCGCGCCTCGGGCGGCTGGGAGCTGACGGAACTGGGCGCGGAAGCTGTGCAGGTGGCTGAGCGGGTGGAGGCTGCGATCCGGACCCTCGAACAGCCCGGCCGTGTACCGGACCCGATCACCGGCGTCGTCCGGATGACCGCGACGGACGGCTTCAGCGCCTACATCGCGGCCCCCGCCGTGGCGAGGCTCCGCCGGGACCATCCGGGCCTCAGCGTGGAGATCATCACCGTGACCCGGCGGGCGCTCCAGCAGCGGTCCGGGCTGGACATCGAAGTGGTGGTGGGCGAACCGCAGGTGCATCGGGCCGCGGCGGCCCGGCTCGGCGAGTACATGCTCGGTATGTACGCCTCCCGCGGCTACCTCGCCGAGTACGGCACCCCGACGACGATCGAGGAGCTGACGACGCATTCGCTCGTGTACTTCGTGGATTCCATGCTTCAGGTGGACGATCTGGATGCCCCGCGCCGCTTTGTGCCGACCATGCGCGACGGCCTGAGCTCCACCAACGTCTTCGTCCATGTGGAGGCGACCCGCGCCGGTGCCGGGATCGGGTTCCTGCCGTGTTTCGCGGCGGACCTGCATCCGGACCTCGTCCGGCTGCTGCCGGAGGATTTCGCCGAACTCCTGCCGTACTGGATGGTGCTGCGGCCGGACTCCATGCGCCGGCCCGCCGTCGCTGCGGTGGTGCAGGCGCTGCGCGAACAGACGAAGGCGCACCGCGAGGCGCTCATGGGGCGGGGCGGACCTGCATCGACTGCTCCGTAA
- a CDS encoding spermidine synthase, producing the protein MAKRGRAAGRSNTEKTAGVVELPKGSRPEGPLEGVYYIDTGDCELIADQDNSNGWLLRINGVMSSHIDLADPLFLDFEYMRWIAALVESRWPRESRPKLRALHLGGGACSLARYFHAAYPDARQVVVELDGKLAEYVRGWFDLPKAPLMRLRVGEAREVTESLTPQTRDLVIRDVFAGSLTPRPLTTREFNEHAQRVLAPGGIYVVNSGDAPDLRNAREDAATIADTFKHTVIIADPAMLKGRRYGNMIMAGSDVPFDNDPGLARRLLGGAVPAHIWNDAKVRAFAAGAPVRHDPEAVDPPSTAP; encoded by the coding sequence ATGGCGAAGCGGGGCAGGGCTGCCGGCCGGAGCAACACCGAAAAGACGGCGGGAGTCGTGGAGCTGCCGAAGGGCAGCCGCCCCGAGGGGCCGCTGGAGGGTGTCTATTACATCGACACCGGTGACTGCGAGCTGATCGCCGACCAGGACAACTCCAATGGCTGGCTGCTGCGGATCAATGGCGTGATGAGTTCGCACATCGACCTGGCGGATCCGTTGTTCCTCGATTTCGAGTACATGCGGTGGATCGCGGCCCTGGTGGAATCGCGCTGGCCGCGGGAGTCCCGGCCGAAGCTGCGCGCCCTGCACCTGGGCGGCGGGGCATGCTCACTGGCGCGCTACTTCCACGCCGCCTACCCGGACGCCCGCCAGGTGGTGGTGGAACTCGACGGCAAGCTGGCCGAATACGTCCGTGGCTGGTTCGACCTGCCCAAGGCGCCACTGATGCGCCTGCGCGTCGGGGAGGCCCGCGAAGTCACCGAAAGCCTGACGCCGCAGACCCGGGACCTGGTCATCCGCGATGTTTTTGCCGGCTCGCTGACGCCGCGTCCGCTCACCACACGCGAGTTCAACGAGCACGCCCAGCGCGTCCTGGCCCCCGGCGGGATTTACGTGGTGAACTCCGGCGACGCCCCGGACCTCAGGAATGCCCGCGAGGACGCCGCGACCATTGCGGACACCTTCAAGCACACCGTGATCATCGCCGACCCTGCCATGCTCAAGGGCAGGCGCTACGGGAACATGATCATGGCCGGCAGCGACGTCCCGTTCGACAACGACCCCGGACTGGCACGGCGGCTGCTGGGCGGCGCGGTGCCGGCACACATCTGGAACGACGCCAAGGTCCGGGCCTTTGCCGCCGGCGCGCCGGTCCGCCACGACCCGGAAGCCGTCGATCCGCCGTCGACTGCTCCGTAA
- a CDS encoding phage holin family protein encodes MTSEMPQTAAHAKAETSSLGELLGEVTRDMSTLMRQEVELAKVELKQSATRAGKGSGMLAGAGVAGHFVLLFLSLALWWALGNVMGLGWSGIVVAIIWGIVAAILAAKGRKELNAIRGLPQTAATLQEIPPTLKPTT; translated from the coding sequence ATGACCAGCGAAATGCCCCAGACCGCCGCGCACGCCAAGGCTGAAACGTCGTCCCTGGGCGAGCTCCTGGGCGAGGTAACGCGGGACATGTCCACCCTGATGCGGCAGGAAGTCGAGCTGGCCAAGGTCGAACTGAAGCAGTCCGCGACCCGCGCAGGCAAGGGCAGCGGAATGCTGGCCGGGGCCGGCGTCGCCGGCCACTTCGTCCTGCTGTTCCTGTCCCTGGCGCTCTGGTGGGCGCTCGGAAACGTCATGGGCCTGGGCTGGTCCGGCATCGTCGTCGCCATCATCTGGGGAATCGTCGCCGCCATCCTGGCAGCCAAGGGCCGCAAGGAACTGAACGCGATCAGGGGCCTGCCCCAGACCGCCGCGACGCTGCAGGAAATCCCGCCCACGCTCAAACCCACCACCTAG